A genome region from Meriones unguiculatus strain TT.TT164.6M chromosome 2, Bangor_MerUng_6.1, whole genome shotgun sequence includes the following:
- the Tbl1xr1 gene encoding F-box-like/WD repeat-containing protein TBL1XR1 isoform X2 codes for MSISSDEVNFLVYRYLQESGFSHSAFTFGIESHISQSNINGALVPPAALISIIQKGLQYVEAEVSINEDGTLFDGRPIESLSLIDAVMPDVVQTRQQAYRDKLAQQHAAAAAAAAAATNQQGSAKNGENTANGEENGAHTIANNHTDMMEVDGDVEIPPNKAVVLRGHESEVFICAWNPVSDLLASGSGDSTARIWNLSENSTSGPTQLVLRHCIREGGQDVPSNKDVTSLDWNSEGTLLATGSYDGFARIWTKDGNLASTLGQHKGPIFALKWNKKGNFILSAGVDKTTIIWDAHTGEAKQQFPFHSAPALDVDWQSNNTFASCSTDMCIHVCKLGQDRPIKTFQGHTNEVNAIKWDPTGNLLASCSDDMTLKIWSMKQDNCVHDLQAHNKEIYTIKWSPTGPGTNNPNANLMLAR; via the exons gatTTTCTCATTCCGCATTTACCTTTGGTATAGAAAGCCATATAAGTCAGTCCAATATAAATGGCGCCCTGGTCCCTCCAGCTGCACTGATCTCTATCATCCAGAAAGGCCTACAGTATGTAGAGGCAGAAGTTAGTATAAATGAG GATGGCACCTTATTTGATGGCCGACCCATAGAGTCTCTGTCCCTGATAGATGCTGTTATGCCTGATGTAGTCCAAACAAGACAACAAGCCTACAGAGACAAGCTCGCACAGCAGCATGCAGCCGCGGCCGCTGCCGCAGCCGCGGCCACTAATCAGCAGGGATCTGCGAAAAATGGAGAGAATACAGCAAATGGGGAGGAGAATGGAGCACATACCATCGCAA ATAATCACACTGACATGATGGAAGTAGATGGGGATGTTGAAATCCCTCCTAATAAAGCAGTTGTGCTACGGGGCCATGAATCTGAGGTTTTCATCTGTGCTTGGAACCCTGTCAGTGATCTCCTGGCATCAGG GTCTGGAGACTCCACAGCAAGAATATGGAACCTTAGTGAGAATAGCACGAGTGGCCCCACACAGCTGGTGCTGAGACATTGCATacgggaaggagggcaggatgtGCCCAGTAACAAGGATGTCACCTCTCTAGATTGGAAT AGTGAAGGTACACTTCTAGCAACTGGGTCATATGATGGATTTGCCAGAATATGGACTAAAGAtg gtAATCTTGCCAGCACCTTGGGGCAGCATAAAGGCCCTATATTTGCATTGAAATGGAATAAGAAAGGAAATTTCATCCTAAGTGCTGGTGTGGATAAG ACCACCATCATCTGGGATGCACACACTGGTGAAGCCAAGCAGCAGTTTCCTTTCCATTCAG CCCCGGCACTGGACGTTGACTGGCAGAGCAACAACACCTTTGCATCGTGTAGCACAGACATGTGCATTCATGTCTGCAAATTAGGACAAGACAGACCTATCAAAACATTCCAGGGACACACG AATGAAGTAAATGCTATCAAATGGGACCCAACTGGCAATCTCCTAGCCTCCTGTTCAGATGACATGACCTTGAAG aTCTGGAGTATGAAGCAAGATAACTGTGTTCATGATTTGCAAGcacataataaagaaatttatACTATTAAATGGAGTCCAACAGGACCAGGGACAAATAATCCAAATGCCAACCTTATGCTAGCAAGGTGA